A region of the Callithrix jacchus isolate 240 chromosome 5, calJac240_pri, whole genome shotgun sequence genome:
CCAGGGTGGTTAGAATGTTTCCAGTGTTTCCATGGCGTGTGCAGTGACCCTTGGGTGGGATTTTCCATCCTGGTCAGGCATGTGCTCTGGGGTTGGGTTCCCAGGGTCTGCGGCTGTGTAACCTGCACCTGCTCCCTCCTTGGTCTGATCCATGGGGCACTCAGATTTCCTGCTGTGGGCTGGGCTGGACCTCAGGGGGCCTGGAGGAGGGTATCAGATTGGGTCTTCCCCCTGGAGGTCACAGCCAGGGTGGGAGATGGCCCCAGACCAAGGTTGGGCAGCTGGAGGTGCTCTGCTCCAGACATGGTAGTCGCTTCTCAGTGGGTTTCCCAGCAAGGCTTTGTGTGGGGCCCCAGGGTTGCTGCCGCTGCTGCagatgggagtggggtggggcaTTAAGCCTCAGAAATGCTGATAGGACTCACTGGTGACAGTGCCACCTCAGGGCATgtgagtggggtggggagtggcgAATGCTGTGGTGTACGGGGCAGAGGCACTGGGTTTGTCCAGCCTGTGAGAGGTTCTGATGCTTGTCCTGGTGGCAGAGCCTATGGGTGTCCCAGTGCTCCGTGTGGAGCATCTGGAAATGTGGATACACTTAGGTTTGGCTTCTGAACATGTCACTCTACATGACTGTGGCATAAAATCACCGCTGTGAGCTCACACGTGCCTCGTTGGCTGTGTCATCGTTGTTTCTGAGGTTTGATTTTAACATGCATTTGCTATTTGCCTGCTCATAGGAGCAGGGtccaaattttaagaaaaataatgtcagagtcacatatacatgtaaatgtgtgtgtgtgtatggacatgcacgcacacacaaacacacacagaggggGGAGGATTCTCTCCAGTAGTGACTTTTGTCATTGGAAATTAGCCATTATTTACTAGCACCAGGCTGGTCCTCTGGCTTAGGGGTTGGTAGGTTTGGCTCAGGATGAGGGTCTTTGTGTCGGGCAAGCCCTCTTGGGAGTGGATGGAAGGTGGACGGTGGCTGGAGATGGGTAACTTAATTGTGACGGtccaaagagaaaggaagggtcTGAGCTGGGACATGGGTCATGGTGTGTAGAGGAGCTGCCTTGGGCAGGGATTTCAAAGGGGAGTGAGCAGACGGGGTAGTCTCAGAGGGGAGGCCTGGCTTGGGGAGACTGCTGGGCCACAGATCTAGGTGGAGATGCTGGGTTCCACCCAGGCCGTGCTGAACGTGAGGGTCTATGGGAAACCAGGTGAAGCTGTCTCAGAGCAGATGGATGCTGGATGTGGTGCTCCAGAGAGCGGGCAAGGCTGGAGATGCGGGAGCTCtctgggctgaggcagaagagtttgaaggaaataaaaaatatactggGGAACTGCCAGGGAGTGAGGAGGGCCTGAGAGCCTGTTCTTAGCAAACCAGAGAGGGAGCCCTCCCGAAAGAAGAGGCTGGGGTCAGCAGGGACCCATCAGCCTGCTGGGGAGTGAGGCTGGAAACCCAGGCACCCAGGGGGTGCATCTGCCTTTTGGGGGGTGAGGATGGAAACCCAGGCACCCAGGGGATGCATCAACCTTTTGTGGGGTGAGGATGGAGACCCAGGCAGCGAGGGGCGTGGGCAGCAAGCATAGGTGAGCTATGTGGGGGGAGCATGGCTACGGTCCCCAGTTAGGTTAGAAGCCCCGCACCCCTTGAACCCTGGCTCCCTGGGCCTGAGGCAGCTGCCACGAGGCTGTCCTCACAAGCACCAATCCCCACCTCTCTTGCTGTCCTCTGCCTCGGGAGCATTGACTTGGCCTCCAGGCCGGTGTCCGGCCCAAGAGGAGGGACCATGTGGAGCCATCTACATGCTTGGGCTGACGTGCCGTGACCAGCACCGTGTGATCAAGAGCTTGGTTACAAGCAAGGAGCCAGGGCGCAGGGTGAGACTGTAGTGTGGGCTGTGGACAGAGAACCACAGCTGAACGCCGGGTGAGACTTGAGTGTAGGCCGTGGACAGAGAGTCACAGCCGAACACCGGGCTGCTGGGCGTCTGACCTCTAAGACTGTGTCTGGGTAGTGGGGGTCTTGGTGGGACAGTCTCATCCCACCCACATGAGCCAGGGATAACTGTGCTACCTGGCATTGTAGAGGCCGGTGTCACACTGACCCTCTGTAACAAGCCACGACATTTAGAGAGCCGTTTACTTTCAAACTGGGGACTGAGGGATTGGAGGTAGATTGTCTCCAGTATATAAATGTGCCCTGGACTCAGCGCAGGAAGAGCTGATCAAGCAATCCTGTCTGGCTGGGAGCAGGGAGCTGGGAGCCAGCTGGGGGCCTGGGGTGGATGGTGGCAGCCTGAGGCCAGGTCCAGGCCCCAGCAGGTTGGGCCAGAGCTGCAACCTGGAAATGTCATCCTCAACTGAGCTGGAGCCACTAAGTTCCCATGGCCGAGGCCACGGAGGCCGCAGGAGCAGCTGCCAGGAGCCCCATGTCAGAGGCCCGACTGTGAAAGAAAACAGACTTGCCTTATCTGCCTTCCTTTCCCAGACACACTCTGATAAGAGCTAAATGCTTTAGGGAGAAGTTTGAATCGAGTCCTTTCAAATGGTGGTGTCAGTGGAGGAGGCCGGGTCAGCGTGTGAATTGTCTTAGGATGGGACTCTGGCCCTGCGGGGGCTTTGTCCCCATGGATGGGTCCGTGCAGTTCAGGCAGCACCTAGAAGGCCTGAAATATTCATCCTCCCCCACAAAAATGTCTAAAAGCTTTTCCAATATGAAGGCCCCCGAAATCAGACTTATCACCCCAGGCCTGGGCTCCCTCATGGGGCACCTCCCCCTTCTCGAAACAAAGCTGACCTGGGTACTCTTGGGAGGTACCAGGCCAGCTCGACAGGACCTGTCCCCAGCACCAGGGCTCTCCAGCTATTTCTGCCCGGTCCCAGATCAGAGGTGCCTCCCTGGTTTTCTTCCCAATGACCGAGGCAGCTGCCCCGCCCGAACAGAGGACCGCAGTAGCCTACTGAGGGGTCTGCGGGGACAGCTCATTCCAGCCCAGCCCTCTGGTTAAAAAGTACTGGGTTCTGTGAAGGTCCTGCTGGGTGCTGGCCCCAGTCCCACCCGTTTTCCTCACCCTCTTCTAAGACAGAGCCCATGGGCTGGGGCGCACACTGACCCAGGCCCTGGGAGATGAGCGGCCTGAGTTTTCCTGTCTGCCCCCTAGAAGGCCAGAGCACTTCGTGGACAGAGCCCTGGCTTGGGGTAGGAGACCTGAGTACCATATGTTGACTCTGCCACTGCCTCTCCCCATCTGTGTGATGATGGGTTGGAGGGTGGTCTCAGAATAGCCCCTTGCTCCTTGACCCAAGGCCTGGGCAGAACCCTTTCCCCAGGTGAGGAATGCTTCTATTCTTGGGGCAAGGGAGCTTGGGAGTCTGGGCTCAGCCCCGCACCCCAGGCTGCATTAGCCCAgccccttttcctcctcccttaGCAGGGATCGAGCTGAGAGAACTGACTTCCAGGTGTGGTGTAGCACCTGGACCCCTGGGGCACCATGGGGGTTGTTGAGGGGACTGCAATGTGCAGGTACAGGCATCTGTGGGGGaccctctccccacccactcATAGAGACACACATTTCCTGGGAAAATGGTTTCGCCCTTAGCCTTTCCTCCCAGAGCCCTGCCTGGGCCTGTGGAACTGTCAGACAAGACCAGGGGCGTGGCGGGAGGGCACAGAGACCCCAGAGCCAGAGCCCTGGTGACAGTGGGGACCACGGTTCCAGCTGGACTGGCTGGTTCTCCTCCCCCTGCCGACATGGCTGACATGGCCGACACGGCTGGAGGGGTGCCCATTCTTCTGTGCGTGCCTTGAGACGCCGAGTGCTTCTCCTTCTCAGGCTCTGGGTCCTGTCTGCTCTGAGCTCCCCAGGGTCTCCACCCTGCAGAGGTCCCCTCACCTTTCTCAGCCTATAAATGTGGTCTTGCCTCTTCCCTCTGGAAAAACCCCTCAGACCCCTTCCCCCGGCTCCACTCAGGGCTAAAGTTACTGTACTGCCTTCATTTCCCTGGGACTTCTCCCCTAGGCCTCTCCTGTCCCTGCCGTCCCTCGTCCCATGCTTCTAAGCACCCATGGCCTCTTCTTTTGCTGAACCCAATGGACACCTGATTGCATTTCCTCTTCACCTTTTCCTCCACCCcaggctgtctttttttttccttttgttttgagacagtctcactctgttgtccaggctagagtgcagtggtgcaatctccattcactgcaacctccatctcctgggtttaagcggttctcctgcctcagcctcccaagtagctgggattacaggcatgtgccaccatgcctgactaatttttgtatttttagtagagacggggtttcaccatgttcaccaggctggtcttgaactcctgacctcaagtgatccaaccgctgcctcagcctcccaaagtgctaggattataggcgtgagccactgtgcccggccccgtGCCTGGCTTCTGGATTCACTTCCTTCCTGGCCTTGGCTTTCTCACTGTTCTGCAAGGGCTTCTcctatctctctggctgctcctTATTCTCTGCTGACTGCTCTTTAGCTTCCTGAAATGTGGGGACCTTATCCCAGGGTCCCAAGCTGCTCTTCCTCTGCTGGACTTCCAGGAGCCCAATGCATGCCCTGACTCCTGTTTTTCAACATgctcatctttcttttctctctctctctttttttttttcttggcagaatcttgctctgtcgcccaggctagagtgcagtggtgcaatctcagctcactgcaccctctgcctcccaggttcaagtgattctcctgactcaacctcccaagtagctgggattataggtgcctgccactacacccagctaatttttgtatttttagtagagacagggtttcactgtgttggccaggctggtctcgaactcctgacctcatgatccccccacctcggcctcccaaagtgctgggattataggtgtgagccaccgtgcccggcctcatccttcttttctcttaaacTCCAGTCTTAAAAATTCAGCTACGCCCTCAGCTGCCTGATGTTCCATGAGCCCTGTGCCCTCATCATGCCCCAACTGAAACCCCCATTTATCCCCTAAACCTGCCCTACCCTACCAAGCCTGGGCTTGGAAGAGGCTTGGCACCCTCCCTCTTCCACATCGCCCAGTTTCCCGGCCCATCCCTTTACTTGAGAGCTCCCAGTCCTTCTTGCCCGTGGCCCTCCCAGTGCCCTATCTCCCCTCCCCGGTTCCTGCCCAGGACTAGAGAAGTGTCTTGCCGTCTGGTCTGCTCCACTGTGCCCCTCTCTGACATCTTCTGGAGCGTGCTTCTGAAACACAGAGCTGAGGACCTTGGGTTCCTTCCTGTCTAAGGTGTCGAGGACCCTGGGCAGGCAGCCTGGTACACTGCTCCATCTGCCTGAGTCCGGGGTGGACGTGGTTAGGATACCTGTGCCTTGATGTCTCTGCAGAAGCAGACACTGACCACTCTGCCAGGTGTGCCCTCCCTTGCTCATCCTCCGGGCTCACTCTGGATGTGGCTCAGGTACCCCTGGCTCTGAGAGGCCCTCCTTGCCCCGATGGGTTGGATGGAGCCTGTGCAAGGCATCCTTATGCTGGCACGGCCCCCTCTGTTCACGAGCCTGGCTCCCCTACCAGACCAATTCCCCACAGCAGGGCGCGCGCCTCCTGCCCTGGCTGCGGGAGGAGCTGAACCCTCTGGGCCAGGGCTGCGTCACCATTTGCCTGGGAACCTTGTAGACCAGGGCATCTACAAGATGCACAACTGACCTCTCAAGCCGCTCATTCTGGGCTCTTGGAGCTCCTACCAGCCCCACAGACACTCTCAGCCCTTCACACGCCTTTGCTGGGAGCAGGGGAGTGGGACCACAGTTGAGAACTTCTCCCCTGGCCACAAGTTCCAGCTGGTTTCCACTGTATAGCCTTGGGCAGGGCACATGCCCTCTTGGAGCCCTCGGGTCCCATCTGTCAAATGGCTCTAGCAGCATCTACTGCAAGGACAGAAGCTGGTTAGCATAAGGGGTGTGCCCGTAAGAAGGGCTGGATGTTGGTGGATGCTGAGCACCACTTGCCTAGCCTACTCCCGTTTCTCAAATGGGGAAACTAAGACCTTGAGGGGAAGTGATGTGGCCCAGGTCACAGGGGTGGGTGGCAGCATGGCCTGGATCCCAGGTTCCCCACTGGCTCCTGGTCTTGGCTGTCTGTCtgcccccacctgccccacccacTCCTACTGCCCAGCCGGGATGGATGAGTCGCCTGCAGCTGACCAGGCTCTGAATGGCGGGGTAAATTGTGTCCCGGCCACCCATGCACGGGCCTCAGCATGGTCAGGGCGCTGTTGCTCATTGTTGGCGCTGTTGCTCATCGTTGGTGTCACTGGTTACTGCTGCCCCTGCAAGGGCAGTCATGCCAGCCTGGACCAGGTGAGAGGGGCAGGGGGCCAGGCACTCCTGACCATTATGTggtccagcctgggggaaagggTGAGGTGGCCTCACCTACTTTGGAACCCTCAATCTTGATGTCTGCCTCAGCTTTTTGGGACTCTGGGAGGAGCCCAGTGGAGGTATTTGCCTCCCAGGATCTTGCCAGAATCTGAAGGGGGTTTGGGGTGGGCAGCTTCTGGGGGTGGGCAGCTTCCCCTGGCTGACGGGCTCTCGGTGCGGTTTGTGTCTCTGCAGAGTCTGGATAATGATGAGGCCAGCGAGTCGGAGATAAAAAAGGCCTTAAACTCCTGCATCGTGGAAAATGGGCACCAACTGGGGGCAGGTAGGGCTGAGGGCAGTGGAGGGGTGGTTGGGTAGGTTTTGGGGTTTAGTAAAGCCTTGGTCAAGTATCTGTGCCAGGCCAGCCCttggcctggggtggggggacTCTAGCCTGAACTCCAGCAGGCAGAGAGGCTGCCAGGAGAGCAGCGTCATTCATAGAACTTTTGAAACACAGAGGAAAGTCGGGAGATCTCAGGTGGTAGTTAGCTCTCCCATTTCTAGAGGAAAGCAAGTAGAGGCTGAGGAATTTTCCTAAGCACTGAATAGGGTGGAGAGTGGGCTGATGAGCCAACTAGTATTTGGGAAGCTGGGAAAATTAGCTCTGGTTGGAGCAGTAGGATATCCCTAGTAGGAGGTCAGGGAGCCTGGAGCAGTTAGGGaggccttcctggaggaggtgggaggaaggtTCAGGGAGGCTAGAGCCCTTCCGGGAGGTCTCAGACCCCTGTGGCTGCCACAGCTGACCACCCACCCATGCTGGTCACATGTTCCAGGTCCAGGCAATGGCCCCCATGAGGTTGCCCAAACCTTCCAGGCACCAGATACCCCCAGACCTCGCCCCGTGAGTCTCTCCTTGCAGCTGCCCCACCAGCCAGTCACGGCTGTCACCCGAGTCTCTGACAGGTTCTCTGGGGAGACCTCAGCTGCAGCTCTATCACCCACGTCTGCCGACACCCTGGGGGGCCTCAACCTGAGCCCCAGCGAGGCCACCACGCCCTGGACTCCCAGTCCTAGCGGTAGGAGCAGGGCAGCTTGGCCTCAGGCGGACCTGCCCTTGGGATGGGAgtgggagggcaggggctggggagggggagtCGGTGGGTGACTTGGAAAATGAGGGACCAAGCTgagccctgcctctgcctgccatgTCTGCCCCTTCCCTTAGCCCATCCTCCCGGGCTCCTGCCCAGAGATGCTGAGAAATAGCATCATCCCCTGGTGGGGGTGACTGGCTTTTATTACAGGTGGAGGCCACAGTTGAAAGGTGGCTCTTGCCCTGCATGTTGGCACTGTCCCCTCCCTCAAGGCCCTAGGCCTGATGTGGCCTGTGGTCAGGCCTCTGTGCTGTGTCCTGGTGGAGGTGGCACGGGCCTCTGTGGGACGGGTTTGGGAGCCGTGTTTTCCGGATACATGGCACGGGCCCTGAGCTCTGCGCTCTCAGGAGCAGGGCGGGGACAGCTGAAAAGACCTCTTTGATGTTGTTGCTGCAAGTGCCcatcttcctttctctgccaCTGTCACTGAGGCAGGGCTGGCTTAGCCCAGAGGGTTCCTTCATCCATGCAGTGATGCCGGGTCAGAGGAAGGGAGGCTGTGGCGGCCCTCTCTGGGGTGTGTCACTTTTCTCCCCCTCTCTGTTCCACAGAGAAGAGTTCCTCTTTCAAGAGGTCTGTGTCAAGCTCCGGCTATGGGGCAGTGACAGCCAGCAAACACAGTGACAGGTGGGTCAGGGCTCGTGTTCCTGCGCAGTCACCACAGCCCAGATGTCTTCTCGGCTTTGGATGCAGGCCGCCCAGGGATTGGCGTCTCCATGGAAGGCTCGGGGCTGGATCTCTAGAGCACTGGGCGGCAGGGTTGGGGGAAGGTGTGAGCAGGGAGTGGGGCAGTGGGGCTGGGTAGAGAAATGTGGCCACAGGCTGGTTTCTTTGTGGACCCTTCAAGTCAGTTAAAAGATTGGAGGAGGAGCCAGGCGCCTTGGtgcacgcctggaatcccagcactgtaggaggccaaggccgtggatcacctgaggtcaggagttcaagaccagcctggccaacatggtgaaacccggtctctgtaaaaatacaaaaattagcagggcatggtggtggatgcctctAATCCCggttacttggggggctgaggcgggagaatcacttgaatccatgaggcagaggttgcagtgagccaagattgcgccattgcactccagcctgtaccgtaagagtgaaattctgtctcaaataaataaataaatgcaaaaattagccgtccatggtggtgggtgcctataatcccagccacttgggaggctgagggagtagaatcacttgaacctgggagacggaggttgcagtgagccgagatggcgccactgcactccagcctgggtgacagagtgagactctgtctcaaaaaaaaaaaaaaaaaatttggaggaGGTGTCTCAGCCAGCCGGAAGGGGAAGACAGGAATACGGTCTTCTTCCATCCCAGCCTGCTGGGGTCCCTCGGAGCCGGGAACTTCCTGCCCATGGGCTGTGGGCAGGGGCAGGTGAGCCGAGCCTTCCCTGTGGCACAGGCCTCCCCACTCTGGCCAGAGGGAGTGGGGTAGTgggcttggctttttttttttctttaataattaaagGATAATTGTGACTTCTTGGCAAACAGTTTCAGAGGAAACAGAGGGGTCTTATCTCATGGCAGTGGAGGCAGGAGGCCTGGCCCCACCAGGCTGGTTCTGGGCGCACCTCCTGCCCGAGGAGGAGGTCCCCTGTCCTCCCCAGGCACTGACACCTGCCAAGGGGTGGTGATGTCCAGAGAGGGGCCCAGCATCCTTCCAGAGTTGGGTCTATGGGCCAGGCCCGCCAGGCAGCACAATTCAGAAAACCTGCCAAACCAGCGGGGATCCCGAGCAAGGGGGCTCCTCTCTGAGCACCCATCATGGTGCAGCTGCCTTGTCTCACTCAGTGGGATCTCACTCAGACTGGGGCCTGCTGAGCTAGTGACGGCTGCTGGGCCCACGTCCCAACTCGGCGATTCTCTCCTCAGCCCACCGCTGGTGACACCACCACAGTCGCCTGTGTCCCCGCAGTCACCAGCCACAACTCAGGTCCATTGGCCAGGGGAGCGTCGCAGGGAGCTGGTGAGGTCGCAGACGCTGCCCCGCACCTCGGGGGCACAGGCCCGCAAGGCATTGTTTGAGAAGTGGGAGCAGGAGACGGCGGGCAAGTACGGATGCCCACTCACAGAAGGGGGGAGGGCAAGTACGGATGTCCACTCACAGATGAGGGAGGGGCAATACAGATGCCCACTCACAGATGGGGGAGGGGCAATATGGATGCCCACTCACAGGCGGGAAGAGGGGCAAATAGGGATGCCCACTCACAGTTGGGGGAGGGGAAGTACAGATGCCCACTCACAGATGGGGGGGAAGTACAGATGCCCACTCACAGATGGGGGTGCTTCCCCAGTGTGCCCACACCgaggcaggggctgggtgggCGCTGAAGAGCCAGGTTCAGCCCTGTCCTGTTCCCCAAGACAAGATCTCTCAGGTAAGGCACAAAGTTAGGGCTGGGCCACAGGGCAGATTGGGGGAACGGGGGTTCCAGTTGTTGGGGGAAGAGGGCTGTGAGGCATGGGGCCAGGCCTGGCGAGGgcccctctctcctccttcatTCTCGAGGCCCCTGGTCTGTCCCCAGTGCCCCCAGGCTGCCCTCACACCCATGTTCCCCATGGGTTGTGGCTCCTTTAGCTTCTGGGCATGACTGGGGACTGGATGGGGACTGAGATTCCTGGTGGGCGTGGGGTTGGCCTCGCCCAAGGACTGTAGAGGTGGTGCCCTGGGACCGAATGCCCTGAAGCCCGCTACCAGGCCTTGAGGCTCCCTGGGCTCCAGCCGCCTCTGCATATTCAGCCCGTCTTCGAGTCAGTTCCTGGTATTGATGCCAGCTGTGAGCAGGTGTGGCTCAGACCTTGTGGGATAATGAAGACGACAGCCAGTCCCTGCTCAACTCTAGTGAGGGAGGCCAACCCAGGACGTGTCCCCACTCACCCCAAACAACCTGGTCCTGACCGTTACAGACTGTCTTTGGGACCCAGAAGAGGAAATCATTCCTCCTGGCTTGGAAGGAGCCATCAGGGAAGGAGGCCTTCCATTAGGAGGGGGGCTCAGAAGGAGGTCGGGGAGGAAGGAACAGGAAAAGGAGTTCCAGGCAGAAGGCAGGGCCTGGGGCTGTGTGGGTGGGCCAGGGTCTTCTGTCTCAGGATTCCCAAGGGGCCCCTGCTTCCTGGGGTGGGAAGTAGACAGGGGACCTGGAGGGCGGTTCGGGTGAGGATGGTCCCGCTGCTGTGTGGCTGGTATATGGGGCCGGGCCTTGGACATGGGCACAGCTGAGCCTGTGTGCTGCCAGCATCTCTCCTGGGTGAGCAGAGGGAGCGGGGGCCTCCTCCCTGGGGGTGCAGGGATGGCCTCTCCTGTCCTGGACCCGCAGTGGGAGATGGTGGCTGGAGGCCCACCCCGCAGCAGGCCTGCGCTCTCTCTGCAGGGGGAAAGGCGAGGCCCGGGCCCGGCTGAAGCGGTCGCAGAGCTTCGGCGTGGCCAGCGCCAGCAGCATCAAGCAGATCCTGCTCGAGTGGTGCCGCAGCAAGACACTGGGCTACCAGGTGAGCCAGGCTCCCTTCC
Encoded here:
- the SMTNL2 gene encoding smoothelin-like protein 2 isoform X3, which produces MLGLTCRDQHRVIKSLVTSKEPGRRSLDNDEASESEIKKALNSCIVENGHQLGAGPGNGPHEVAQTFQAPDTPRPRPVSLSLQLPHQPVTAVTRVSDRFSGETSAAALSPTSADTLGGLNLSPSEATTPWTPSPSEKSSSFKRSVSSSGYGAVTASKHSDSPPLVTPPQSPVSPQSPATTQVHWPGERRRELVRSQTLPRTSGAQARKALFEKWEQETAGKGKGEARARLKRSQSFGVASASSIKQILLEWCRSKTLGYQHVDLQNFSSSWSDGMAFCALVHSFFPDAFDYNSLSPTQRQKNFELAFTMAENLANCERLIEVEDMMVMGRKPDPMCVFTYVQSLYNHLRRFE
- the SMTNL2 gene encoding smoothelin-like protein 2 isoform X1 — its product is MEPAPDAQEARIVREALGRYEAALAGAVRALQEDMQGLQRGVERRVAEALRLAGPLARTVAELQRDNQRLQAQLERLTRQVDALGLASGMSPAPGIPGTQGTPSPPPAPGVLDRAPRLGSARFASHATFSLSGRRQSLDNDEASESEIKKALNSCIVENGHQLGAGPGNGPHEVAQTFQAPDTPRPRPVSLSLQLPHQPVTAVTRVSDRFSGETSAAALSPTSADTLGGLNLSPSEATTPWTPSPSEKSSSFKRSVSSSGYGAVTASKHSDSPPLVTPPQSPVSPQSPATTQVHWPGERRRELVRSQTLPRTSGAQARKALFEKWEQETAGKGKGEARARLKRSQSFGVASASSIKQILLEWCRSKTLGYQHVDLQNFSSSWSDGMAFCALVHSFFPDAFDYNSLSPTQRQKNFELAFTMAENLANCERLIEVEDMMVMGRKPDPMCVFTYVQSLYNHLRRFE